From Candidatus Omnitrophota bacterium, the proteins below share one genomic window:
- a CDS encoding type II secretion system protein GspK, translated as MAILSIGIGGRMGLELKLTGFNRDSAAALYLSEAGVKRAAAVILSKKNHTMDTLNEQWSCNNEEANPLFKDIKIGEAGTFTVSYHSSDKRVFYGVQDEEARININNAPGDVIKRLIEYFDLTEDAGEIAASIEDWRDEDDIRKAGSQEYVEYDYTEEGYKKKDLPFDSIDEVLLVKGVNRELFDKIKGYITVYPITGTGCRINVNTAPLPVLMALGFSQTEAETIIAARIGPDTPDNTHFVDKNDFIDFLSGANITSLTEANKALVSCGSNYYRVISKGYASGGRAVKTVTCVISVTGGSVLYWNEE; from the coding sequence TTGGCTATACTTTCAATTGGGATAGGCGGCAGGATGGGGCTTGAACTGAAACTTACCGGTTTTAACAGGGACAGCGCGGCTGCCCTGTACCTTTCCGAGGCCGGCGTAAAACGCGCGGCGGCCGTCATCCTCAGCAAGAAGAACCACACGATGGATACCCTGAACGAGCAATGGTCATGCAATAATGAGGAAGCCAACCCGCTTTTCAAGGATATCAAGATAGGGGAGGCCGGTACCTTTACCGTAAGTTATCACTCTTCCGATAAACGGGTCTTTTACGGCGTCCAGGACGAGGAAGCGCGTATAAATATCAATAACGCGCCCGGGGATGTCATCAAGCGGCTTATCGAGTATTTTGACCTTACAGAAGACGCCGGCGAGATCGCGGCTAGCATAGAAGATTGGCGCGACGAAGACGATATCCGCAAGGCCGGTTCCCAGGAATACGTTGAATATGATTACACTGAAGAGGGATACAAGAAAAAGGATCTCCCTTTTGACTCGATAGATGAGGTCTTGTTGGTCAAGGGCGTAAACCGCGAGCTCTTCGATAAGATAAAGGGATATATCACCGTATACCCGATAACCGGCACGGGCTGCCGGATAAATGTGAATACGGCCCCGTTGCCCGTACTTATGGCGCTGGGTTTTTCGCAAACCGAGGCCGAAACTATAATTGCCGCCAGGATCGGCCCGGATACGCCGGATAATACGCATTTCGTCGACAAGAATGACTTCATAGATTTCCTGTCAGGCGCGAATATCACGTCGCTGACGGAAGCGAACAAGGCGCTCGTATCTTGCGGTTCCAATTATTACAGGGTGATATCGAAAGGTTACGCTTCGGGCGGCAGGGCGGTAAAGACCGTTACCTGTGTCATCTCGGTAACGGGCGGAAGCGTTCTCTACTGGAACGAGGAATAG
- the pilM gene encoding pilus assembly protein PilM, translating into MGLFTDKTKTAIEIRESEIKVIQISVSGPAAAVEACVSEAVPSNDAKAASEALRKILKNYNIKPKETVLVIPRQSVTTKTMSLPSHDPAEIEEMAGFQAIKQIPYPKEEITYGVSPIETTAEGYSKVMLVICHKDMVERPLEVMRSCGFSPSKVTLSSFGILNWLRMDPEFMAGAGAAPVIVVECDKSTTDIVIADKEKVIYTRGLTFGSGGGADYIERLKEEITRTLATFEKESLTLKPVKAVFTGYLPGMEAQKESLENAMGIKVEFRDAFKVFPSGVPERSRPFASTGSFASLIGNAAGPDRVDLLPRKFKAARSVKIRRKEALVSLSLAAAVLILLSLVVVNKLHQKEELLRALELRLKKTAPSAQEIGRKKELADIVRAESSQRARPLLVLNEFYRIAPPSINLALYKYEEGRVDIKGTSSALSEVFRFVKLLDDSPYFENAEVKYAAKRKTPQAEFVDFEISCPLSGKAGK; encoded by the coding sequence ATGGGATTATTTACCGACAAGACTAAAACGGCGATCGAGATACGCGAATCTGAGATAAAAGTCATCCAGATATCGGTGAGCGGCCCGGCCGCGGCGGTAGAGGCCTGCGTCAGCGAGGCGGTGCCGTCGAATGACGCCAAAGCGGCTTCAGAGGCGTTACGGAAGATCCTCAAAAACTATAACATAAAACCAAAAGAGACAGTCCTCGTAATACCCAGGCAATCCGTGACGACCAAGACGATGAGCCTTCCGTCCCATGACCCGGCGGAGATAGAAGAGATGGCCGGGTTCCAGGCGATAAAACAGATACCCTATCCCAAAGAGGAGATAACATACGGCGTCAGCCCGATAGAGACGACGGCCGAGGGCTATTCAAAAGTGATGCTTGTCATCTGCCACAAAGATATGGTCGAGAGGCCGCTTGAAGTGATGAGGTCCTGCGGATTCTCCCCTTCGAAGGTGACGCTGAGCTCTTTCGGTATCCTCAACTGGCTAAGGATGGATCCGGAGTTCATGGCCGGGGCAGGCGCGGCGCCTGTTATCGTCGTGGAATGCGATAAGTCGACCACAGACATCGTGATCGCCGATAAAGAGAAGGTAATATATACACGCGGACTCACTTTCGGCTCCGGCGGGGGCGCGGATTACATCGAAAGGCTCAAGGAAGAGATAACGAGGACCCTGGCGACATTCGAAAAGGAATCTTTGACCTTGAAACCCGTAAAGGCTGTCTTTACCGGTTATCTGCCCGGGATGGAAGCGCAGAAGGAATCGCTTGAAAACGCGATGGGGATAAAGGTCGAATTCAGGGACGCGTTCAAGGTGTTTCCTTCCGGGGTACCTGAAAGATCCAGGCCTTTCGCCTCAACAGGTTCGTTCGCTTCCCTTATAGGCAATGCGGCCGGACCGGACAGGGTAGACCTCCTGCCCAGGAAATTCAAGGCTGCCAGGTCGGTGAAGATAAGGAGGAAAGAGGCTTTGGTCTCCCTTTCGCTGGCCGCGGCTGTCCTGATACTTCTATCTCTTGTTGTCGTGAACAAGCTGCACCAAAAGGAAGAATTATTGAGGGCGCTCGAACTGAGGTTGAAAAAGACGGCCCCGTCGGCGCAGGAGATCGGCAGGAAGAAGGAGTTAGCCGATATCGTCAGGGCCGAATCATCCCAAAGGGCGAGGCCGCTTTTGGTATTGAACGAATTCTACAGGATCGCGCCCCCTTCGATAAACCTCGCGCTGTATAAATACGAGGAGGGGAGGGTGGACATAAAGGGGACGTCGTCAGCTTTGTCCGAGGTGTTCAGGTTCGTCAAGCTGCTCGACGACTCGCCGTATTTTGAGAACGCCGAAGTGAAATACGCCGCAAAGAGAAAAACCCCGCAAGCCGAATTCGTGGATTTCGAGATATCCTGCCCGTTATCCGGAAAGGCGGGCAAATGA
- the pilO gene encoding type 4a pilus biogenesis protein PilO: MTLLNLSGRESRLFYLTLAVIVAWTAQAFILKPVSTKWKRLNDEIAADSLKLEKSERLIGRTGPITGDYEKAASALRMAGSAEEEMAKFLTEIESLANTTGVHINEIKPLPTKKFSLYRKFYADLELEGDMIQISDFMRKVQNSAHLLAIDRLSLNPKQAGSNILRCGIVISKIAIH; this comes from the coding sequence ATGACATTATTAAACCTCAGCGGCCGGGAGAGCAGGCTTTTTTATCTTACATTGGCGGTGATAGTCGCATGGACCGCCCAGGCGTTCATCTTAAAACCGGTCTCGACAAAATGGAAGCGGCTTAACGATGAGATAGCCGCGGACAGCCTCAAACTGGAAAAGAGCGAGCGCCTCATCGGCAGGACAGGGCCGATAACCGGCGATTATGAAAAGGCCGCGTCGGCCCTCAGGATGGCCGGTTCGGCGGAAGAGGAGATGGCTAAATTCCTCACCGAGATCGAATCCCTCGCGAATACGACCGGAGTCCACATAAACGAGATAAAACCCCTGCCCACGAAAAAATTCAGCCTTTACAGGAAGTTTTACGCCGACCTCGAGCTGGAAGGGGACATGATACAGATATCAGATTTCATGCGTAAAGTGCAGAATTCCGCTCATCTGCTGGCTATCGATAGATTATCGCTAAATCCGAAACAGGCCGGCTCGAACATCCTCAGGTGCGGTATCGTAATTTCCAAAATAGCTATCCATTAA
- a CDS encoding MerR family transcriptional regulator: MSAHNLYLVKDLARLTGLSIETVKYYLKIRLISEVGRSPETNFRYFDESTIDRLNRIIGLRRDKYPIKKILELLEPGRVSS, translated from the coding sequence ATGAGCGCTCATAACCTATATTTAGTTAAAGATTTAGCAAGATTGACCGGACTTTCCATAGAAACGGTGAAATATTACCTCAAAATAAGGCTTATCTCCGAGGTAGGCAGGAGCCCTGAGACGAATTTCAGGTATTTTGATGAATCTACTATAGACAGGTTGAACAGGATAATAGGTTTAAGACGGGATAAATACCCGATAAAGAAGATCCTCGAATTACTGGAACCCGGAAGGGTCTCAAGTTGA
- a CDS encoding AAA family ATPase encodes MSYYKALALEKEPFSTSPDPAFFFRSQSHESALNRLEITIRLRRGLSVVLGDVGTGKTTLSRTLLQSFHGDDNFIFHMILDPSYKTEFQFLSNLAKMFGIKPAFRSTLEFKDAIEKYLFQKGVDENKTIILLIDEGQKLDANQLELLRILLNYETNEFKLLQLVILGQVELLPRIRKIKNFMDRIALKYLINPLDEAETKQMIEFRLKQAGYAAQAPLFTDDAIKYIYEHTQGYPRKIALLCHDCVETVIMDERTAIDREIVQAVIGREVS; translated from the coding sequence TTGAGTTATTATAAAGCGCTTGCCCTTGAGAAAGAACCGTTTTCAACAAGCCCGGATCCCGCCTTTTTCTTCCGTTCCCAATCGCATGAATCTGCCCTCAACAGGCTGGAGATCACGATAAGGTTGAGGCGCGGCCTGAGCGTGGTCCTGGGCGACGTGGGGACGGGAAAGACGACGCTCTCGCGGACCTTGCTGCAATCATTCCACGGTGACGATAATTTCATATTCCACATGATCCTCGACCCCAGCTATAAGACGGAATTCCAATTCCTCTCGAACCTCGCGAAGATGTTCGGGATCAAACCGGCATTCAGGTCGACTCTTGAATTCAAGGACGCAATTGAAAAATACCTCTTCCAAAAAGGCGTCGACGAGAACAAGACGATAATCCTCCTCATAGACGAAGGCCAAAAGCTTGACGCCAACCAACTCGAACTCCTGAGGATATTATTGAACTATGAGACCAATGAATTCAAGCTCCTGCAGCTTGTCATACTGGGCCAGGTCGAGCTGCTGCCAAGGATAAGGAAGATAAAAAATTTCATGGACAGGATCGCCCTTAAATACCTGATAAATCCCCTGGACGAGGCTGAGACAAAACAGATGATAGAGTTCAGGCTGAAACAGGCGGGTTATGCGGCCCAGGCCCCGCTCTTTACGGACGATGCGATAAAATATATATATGAACATACGCAGGGATATCCGAGGAAGATCGCCTTGCTCTGCCACGATTGCGTGGAGACCGTCATAATGGACGAGAGGACCGCCATAGACCGCGAGATCGTCCAGGCTGTTATAGGCAGGGAGGTAAGTTAA
- a CDS encoding type II secretion system protein N, which translates to MPEEFTSPEEKLLRLIRGERKPKNRPVPLQEMEISVPHEREAGPAPAGQDRRPALPQLKSSGDYVKFINITLITVLIVAAAVLLIDVISFNLKRPAYIPEPAKGAAARQEPQPRPAAPAQAYPSSASVEIPDDSALLASKDLFKASPVQAATAARPAQASFDKLKDFTLKGIIAGDKPQVILEDGKNKKSYFLYKGDSLDNIRVEDIQSDKVILSINGEVLELTL; encoded by the coding sequence ATGCCCGAGGAATTCACAAGCCCGGAAGAAAAACTATTAAGGCTCATCCGCGGCGAAAGGAAACCTAAGAATAGGCCCGTTCCGCTCCAGGAGATGGAGATATCCGTCCCGCATGAACGCGAGGCCGGTCCGGCTCCTGCCGGGCAGGACCGCAGGCCCGCGCTGCCGCAGCTTAAAAGCAGCGGAGATTACGTCAAATTTATAAACATAACCCTGATAACCGTCCTTATCGTCGCCGCCGCCGTCCTTTTGATCGACGTCATAAGCTTTAACCTGAAACGTCCGGCCTATATACCCGAACCCGCCAAGGGGGCAGCCGCGCGCCAGGAACCGCAACCACGGCCCGCCGCCCCGGCCCAGGCATATCCATCTTCCGCATCCGTTGAGATCCCGGATGATTCGGCGCTGCTAGCGTCGAAAGATCTTTTTAAGGCGTCCCCGGTCCAGGCCGCTACCGCGGCAAGGCCCGCCCAGGCCTCCTTCGACAAGTTAAAGGATTTTACGCTGAAGGGGATAATAGCCGGTGATAAACCCCAGGTGATCCTGGAGGACGGAAAGAACAAGAAATCATATTTTCTTTACAAGGGCGATTCATTGGACAATATAAGGGTTGAGGATATACAGTCGGACAAGGTCATTTTGTCGATAAACGGTGAAGTGCTCGAACTTACCTTATAA
- a CDS encoding secretin N-terminal domain-containing protein: MDRVNMKFSRYLTGFLACFIFISFAAGSFAQSPISAQKITLDLKGIDIIDTFKIISQRTGMNIIASKSVTGKVTIFLKDVDVWDAFEIILLSNDLAYDVRNDIVNVMTGREYEAMYGERFKDKKELATIKLNYAKAVEVAKAVTQVKTTIGRVIVDEGSNSLILMDSAGRLAQMKEMVASLDSPTVTKVFTLDYAKSDKLNPKIQDMITKGLGSVRFDERTNTVVVTDLPGKVADIERVINAFDEKTRQVLIDAKIVQVELDDKLTTGIDWQTILKKVTVDQKLTANLTSGGTLTISTGFGDGNTFNSVIQALKLVGNTKIISSPRITALDGQEAKIMVGTKEAYITGTTTTPAAGAVTTAESVNFVDVGIQLYVTPSVNKDGYVSMKIRPVVSSVGSRIKTTASPDGVPIVKTSEAETSVVVKDGVTIVMGGLIEDTKIRTVNKIPVLGDIPFFGAAFRNVIDETKKTELVIFLTPTIISGDTSQPIPNMKDSSYSDYYGSVRDRIVNLDLYNQTVRTKILNTALRSMPQEKLTGNAVVAFSLFDDGSLFGEPVIINKAEPALADLAIKSVKDSTPFPPFPKDLGKGTKAFKITLSFE; the protein is encoded by the coding sequence ATGGACAGGGTCAATATGAAGTTTTCAAGGTATCTCACGGGATTTCTGGCATGCTTTATTTTCATCTCTTTCGCGGCCGGTTCCTTCGCCCAGTCCCCTATCTCCGCGCAGAAGATCACGCTCGACCTGAAGGGGATAGATATAATCGACACCTTTAAGATAATATCGCAGAGGACCGGCATGAACATCATCGCGTCGAAGAGCGTGACCGGCAAGGTCACGATCTTCCTGAAAGATGTCGATGTCTGGGACGCCTTCGAGATAATACTCCTCTCGAACGACCTGGCCTACGACGTTCGCAATGATATCGTGAACGTCATGACCGGACGGGAATACGAGGCGATGTACGGGGAGCGTTTCAAGGATAAGAAGGAATTGGCCACTATCAAGCTTAATTACGCGAAGGCGGTAGAAGTGGCTAAAGCCGTCACGCAGGTCAAGACGACCATAGGGAGGGTCATAGTAGATGAAGGTTCGAACTCCCTTATATTAATGGATAGCGCCGGAAGGCTCGCGCAGATGAAGGAGATGGTCGCCTCGCTCGATTCCCCTACGGTCACTAAGGTCTTCACGCTGGATTACGCGAAGAGCGATAAATTGAACCCCAAGATACAGGATATGATCACGAAAGGACTGGGTTCGGTCCGGTTTGACGAACGCACGAATACCGTGGTCGTGACCGACCTTCCGGGAAAAGTGGCGGATATCGAAAGGGTAATAAACGCTTTTGACGAAAAGACCCGGCAGGTCCTCATCGATGCCAAGATAGTCCAGGTGGAGTTAGATGACAAGTTGACCACCGGGATAGACTGGCAGACGATCTTAAAGAAAGTCACTGTCGACCAGAAGCTTACCGCCAACCTGACCTCAGGCGGCACCTTGACGATAAGCACGGGCTTCGGGGACGGCAATACCTTCAATTCAGTCATCCAGGCCCTTAAGTTGGTAGGGAACACCAAGATCATCTCCAGCCCGCGCATTACCGCGCTCGACGGCCAGGAGGCTAAGATAATGGTGGGCACGAAAGAGGCCTATATTACCGGTACCACCACAACGCCGGCTGCCGGAGCGGTAACCACCGCGGAGTCGGTAAATTTCGTAGATGTCGGTATACAGCTTTACGTGACCCCGTCCGTGAACAAAGACGGCTATGTATCGATGAAGATAAGGCCTGTGGTCAGCTCGGTCGGCAGCAGGATCAAAACCACGGCGTCCCCGGACGGCGTGCCTATAGTAAAGACCTCCGAGGCCGAGACGAGCGTAGTGGTAAAGGACGGTGTGACTATCGTGATGGGAGGGCTCATAGAAGACACCAAAATAAGGACCGTAAACAAGATTCCGGTCCTCGGCGATATTCCCTTTTTCGGCGCGGCTTTCAGGAATGTCATAGACGAGACAAAAAAGACGGAGTTGGTCATTTTCCTTACGCCCACGATCATATCGGGAGATACGTCGCAGCCGATCCCGAATATGAAAGATTCATCGTATTCCGACTACTACGGGAGTGTCCGGGACAGGATAGTCAACCTCGACCTGTATAACCAGACGGTAAGGACGAAGATCCTTAATACCGCTCTGCGGTCGATGCCGCAGGAGAAGCTCACCGGAAACGCCGTAGTGGCTTTTTCCCTTTTCGATGACGGTTCGCTTTTCGGCGAGCCGGTAATAATAAATAAAGCAGAGCCGGCGTTGGCCGACCTGGCCATAAAAAGCGTCAAAGATTCGACTCCTTTTCCGCCTTTTCCGAAAGACCTGGGGAAAGGGACAAAGGCCTTCAAAATAACGCTATCGTTCGAATAA
- the smc gene encoding chromosome segregation protein SMC has translation MHFKNLELFGFKSFANKTELNFEPGVTAIVGPNGCGKSNISDSIKWVLGETSAREIRGTKMEDVIFSGTDGKEALGFAEVSLTIVNQPKILPTEYDEVTITRRVFRSGESEYFINKTPVRLKDINELLMGTGIGTSTYSLMEQGRIAELLDSRPEERRYVFEEAAGITKYKAKKKEALRKLEQTEANLLRVSDVITEVKRQINSIERQANKARKYKEDFEKLKEMEVWTAAAEFKKIRQEEGSISSDRDSLAAKESELNSVISELDTKLASLRDDLAKVDQRLSDAKANAVNIEGQVERNKDKISYNSERSNEINSRIAGLEKDIDGNRERLSNLENEVGRLNSEAGLFRSNEENKKSEIEEKTKYLEAIAETVKTCQQNIEKAKLYVVDIAAGQTKARNELTKLVAHTQHLGARQRRIEVEKRKVDEERAASGQKLGELVAFVERISKDIENLNWKKAQAEGDLSSLSEEIANLEVEFQGLSSELTSAQSRLTFLEDLKAKYEGFSLGVKSVLKEVERGSPISQGVVGIVADLIEPFQGYDNAIEAALGDLVQAVIVKDNETAKRLIKFLDEGSLGRATFIPLEGVSRSGPRTDLINYIKADGNVKSVIEFLLRDTYLADDLESAFGSIAGRQDHVRLITKNGEVVEKGLSAGGKVQKAEGFGLIGRDAKIKELRITIENLKAKSEALERGLQEKKQLRDSLQTEAKAVAEDIHKIQIDNANKISEKAGLEEAMNKLNEEESLLNLELGEVNSEIDTYVTKEEEFKKELASLDDEDAKVQDTIKSNQDTIALKLKEREDTLVLITQSKTELDMLKDKEISVTNALSMMARSFDDEKAGLASKDKEIADSKVKISELMVESEQLAKRNEELVSARIAAESDSRRILDERKAASDSISRVENEAKEAQKSFNELSGRLHTLEVKTTEFNYKKNSLRDRLVQVYKVETDLEQAAIPEGINWDETNEKMEALRSKLEGMGPVNLVAIEEHQELQERYNFLTTQQQDLVLAKDDLHKAINKLNKTTREMFLETFQKIQAEFRDMFRLLFGGGDAELLLIDQEDILESGIEIIARPPGKKPQSISLLSGGERSMTAIALLFSIFKVKPSPFCVMDEMDAALDEANIDRFCRVLKDFVKTSQFIIITHNKKTISVADVMYGITMEESGVSKIVSVKFSQELEAKTA, from the coding sequence TTGCATTTCAAGAACCTGGAACTTTTTGGCTTCAAGTCGTTCGCTAACAAGACGGAATTGAATTTTGAGCCTGGCGTAACGGCGATAGTCGGGCCTAACGGCTGCGGTAAATCCAACATCTCCGACTCGATCAAGTGGGTCCTCGGAGAGACCTCTGCCAGGGAGATCCGCGGCACGAAGATGGAAGACGTCATCTTCAGCGGCACCGACGGAAAAGAAGCCCTTGGTTTCGCGGAAGTATCCCTCACGATAGTAAACCAGCCCAAGATCCTCCCTACGGAATATGACGAAGTCACGATCACAAGGCGCGTATTCCGTTCCGGGGAGAGCGAATATTTCATAAATAAGACTCCCGTAAGATTAAAAGATATCAATGAGCTTTTGATGGGGACCGGCATCGGCACGTCCACTTATTCCCTTATGGAGCAGGGCAGGATAGCCGAATTGTTAGACTCTCGACCCGAAGAGAGGCGTTACGTATTCGAGGAGGCCGCCGGGATCACAAAGTACAAGGCCAAGAAGAAGGAGGCCTTGAGAAAACTTGAGCAGACAGAGGCGAACCTCCTCAGGGTAAGCGACGTGATAACGGAAGTGAAGCGCCAGATAAACTCCATCGAGCGCCAGGCGAATAAGGCCAGGAAATATAAGGAAGATTTCGAGAAGCTGAAGGAGATGGAGGTATGGACCGCTGCGGCGGAATTCAAGAAGATAAGGCAAGAAGAAGGCAGTATATCGTCCGACAGGGATTCCCTGGCGGCGAAGGAGTCCGAACTTAATTCCGTCATCTCGGAGCTGGATACGAAACTGGCCTCGCTGCGCGACGACCTGGCGAAAGTCGACCAGCGGTTGTCGGACGCGAAAGCCAACGCGGTAAATATAGAAGGCCAGGTTGAAAGGAATAAGGACAAGATATCCTATAATTCCGAAAGGTCTAACGAGATCAATTCCAGGATCGCGGGGCTGGAAAAAGATATCGACGGTAACCGCGAAAGGCTTTCCAACCTGGAGAACGAAGTGGGCCGCCTGAATTCCGAGGCCGGCCTTTTCAGGAGCAACGAGGAAAATAAGAAGTCTGAGATAGAAGAAAAGACCAAATATCTTGAGGCCATCGCCGAGACGGTAAAGACCTGCCAGCAGAACATAGAAAAGGCGAAACTCTACGTCGTGGATATTGCGGCAGGGCAGACGAAGGCCCGCAACGAATTGACGAAATTAGTCGCGCACACCCAGCACCTGGGCGCGCGCCAGAGAAGGATAGAAGTAGAGAAGAGGAAGGTCGATGAGGAGAGGGCCGCCTCCGGGCAGAAACTCGGCGAGCTGGTGGCCTTCGTGGAAAGGATATCCAAGGATATAGAGAACCTTAACTGGAAAAAGGCCCAGGCCGAGGGGGACTTAAGCTCGCTAAGCGAAGAGATAGCGAACCTCGAGGTCGAATTCCAGGGCCTTAGTTCGGAATTGACCTCGGCGCAATCGCGCCTCACTTTCCTTGAGGACCTCAAGGCCAAATATGAGGGTTTCTCGCTCGGAGTAAAGAGCGTCCTGAAAGAAGTGGAGAGGGGCTCACCCATATCGCAGGGCGTAGTGGGCATAGTTGCCGACCTGATCGAACCTTTCCAGGGTTACGACAATGCCATAGAGGCGGCTTTAGGGGACCTGGTACAGGCCGTCATCGTCAAAGATAATGAGACCGCGAAAAGACTCATCAAATTCCTGGACGAAGGTTCTCTCGGCCGCGCCACGTTCATACCGCTGGAAGGCGTCTCCCGTTCAGGACCAAGGACAGACCTCATAAATTACATAAAAGCTGACGGGAACGTAAAAAGCGTCATCGAATTCCTGTTGCGCGATACTTACCTCGCGGATGACCTGGAATCCGCGTTCGGCTCGATAGCCGGACGGCAGGACCATGTCAGGCTCATAACCAAGAACGGCGAAGTCGTGGAGAAAGGGCTTTCGGCCGGAGGTAAGGTCCAAAAGGCGGAAGGTTTCGGCCTGATAGGAAGGGACGCCAAGATAAAGGAATTGAGGATAACAATAGAAAACCTGAAGGCGAAGTCCGAGGCCCTCGAACGCGGCCTCCAGGAGAAGAAGCAGCTCAGGGACTCGCTCCAGACAGAGGCGAAGGCTGTCGCCGAAGATATACATAAGATCCAGATAGATAACGCCAACAAGATCAGCGAAAAAGCCGGCCTCGAAGAAGCCATGAACAAGCTTAACGAGGAGGAGTCGCTGTTGAACCTGGAACTCGGTGAAGTGAACTCCGAGATAGACACCTACGTGACCAAGGAGGAGGAGTTTAAGAAAGAGCTCGCCTCGCTCGACGACGAAGACGCGAAGGTCCAGGATACGATCAAGTCGAACCAGGACACGATAGCGCTCAAGCTGAAAGAGAGGGAGGATACGCTTGTCCTTATAACACAGAGCAAGACCGAGCTGGACATGCTTAAGGACAAGGAGATCTCGGTAACCAACGCCCTCTCCATGATGGCGAGGTCGTTCGATGACGAAAAAGCCGGCCTCGCATCCAAAGATAAGGAGATCGCCGATTCCAAGGTAAAGATATCCGAATTAATGGTCGAATCGGAACAGCTTGCCAAGAGGAACGAGGAGCTCGTCAGCGCCAGGATAGCGGCGGAATCCGATTCGCGCCGAATATTGGATGAAAGAAAAGCCGCAAGCGATTCCATATCCCGCGTAGAGAACGAGGCAAAGGAGGCCCAGAAGTCCTTTAACGAATTGAGCGGTCGCCTGCATACCCTTGAGGTCAAGACCACCGAGTTCAATTACAAGAAGAACAGCCTGCGCGACAGGCTGGTCCAGGTCTATAAAGTCGAGACCGACCTTGAGCAGGCGGCCATACCCGAAGGCATAAACTGGGACGAGACGAACGAAAAGATGGAGGCCCTGCGCTCCAAGCTAGAAGGCATGGGCCCGGTAAATCTTGTCGCGATAGAAGAGCACCAGGAGCTGCAGGAGAGGTACAATTTCCTCACCACGCAGCAGCAAGACCTGGTCTTGGCGAAAGACGACCTGCACAAGGCGATAAACAAGCTCAATAAGACGACCCGCGAGATGTTCCTCGAGACCTTCCAAAAGATACAGGCCGAATTCAGGGATATGTTCAGGCTGCTCTTCGGCGGAGGCGACGCGGAGTTGCTGCTTATCGACCAGGAGGACATCCTTGAGAGCGGCATTGAGATAATCGCGCGTCCCCCGGGAAAGAAACCGCAGTCGATATCGCTGTTATCCGGAGGCGAGCGTTCGATGACCGCGATAGCGCTCCTCTTCTCCATATTCAAAGTGAAACCCAGCCCGTTCTGCGTGATGGACGAGATGGACGCGGCGCTGGACGAGGCCAATATAGACAGGTTCTGCAGGGTACTGAAGGATTTCGTGAAGACTTCACAGTTCATAATAATAACACATAACAAGAAGACGATTTCGGTGGCCGACGTAATGTATGGCATCACTATGGAGGAGTCGGGTGTATCGAAGATCGTTTCGGTTAAGTTTTCACAAGAGCTGGAGGCGAAGACAGCTTAA